Sequence from the Maribacter aquivivus genome:
GTTTAGATCTGAAGAGGGTAGTGTATTAGAAAAAGATTTTCTTGACAGAATAACATCGTTGAAGAATTTGTTAGATGAGGTTATAAGCATTGATCCTGATAGACAAGCTACTATTCGTGAACGCCTAGAAAAAGCGGTACAAGATTTAAAAGCAGATGTAGATGAAAACAGATTTGAGCAAGAACTTATTTACTATTTAGAGAAATATGATATTACTGAAGAAAAGGTGCGCTTAGCAAATCATTTAGATTACTTCAGTAAAACATTACAGTCAGACGATAGTAATGGTAAAAAATTAGGCTTTATTTCTCAAGAAATTGGTCGTGAGATTAATACGATCGGTTCTAAAGCAAACTTTGCGCCAATGCAACAAATTGTTGTGCAAATGAAAGATGAGTTAGAAAAGATTAAAGAACAAATGTTAAACGTATTATAGATGAAAGGTGGTAAGCTAATCATTTTTTCTGCACCATCAGGAAGTGGGAAAACAACCATTGTACGCCATTTATTGGCACAACCAGAATTAAATTTGGCTTTTTCTGTATCTGCAACTTCACGACCAAGAAGAGGTAAAGAGAAGAATAAAGAACATTATTATTTCATGTCGGTTTCTGAATTTAAAAATCATATCAAGAATGATGATTTTTTAGAGTGGGAAGAAGTTTACCGAGATAATTTTTACGGTACTTTAAAAAGTGAAGTTGAAAGACTTTGGGCAGAAGGCAAGAATGTCATTTTTGATATTGACGTAGTTGGTGGTTTAAGAATTAAAAAGAAGTTTCCTGATCAGACCTTGGCTGTTTTTGTAAAGCCACCAAGTGTTGATGAACTTAAAATTAGACTTAAAAAGCGAAGTACCGAAAGCGAAGACAAAATAAACATGCGTATCGCCAAGGCTTCTGTAGAATTGGCAACAGCACCACAGTTCGATAAGATTATTAAGAATTATGATCTTGATGTTGCATTACAAGAGGCTATAGATTTGGTTGCCGATTTCGTTTCAGAGGATAAAGAATAAGTACGTATGAAAAAGGTAGGATTATACTTTGGTACCTTTAACCCTATTCACATTGGTCATTTGGTCATAGCGAACCATATGGTAGAGTTTTCAGACTTAGATGAGGTTTGGTTTGTAGTAACGCCTCAAAGTCCGTTTAAGACCAAGAAAACGCTTCTAGACAATCACCAAAGATTTGAAATGGTGTATGAAGCTACTAAAGAATATTCGAAGTTAAAGCCAAGTAATATAGAGTTCAATCTTCCACAACCAAATTACACGATAAATACGCTTGTTCATTTAGGGGAGAAATACCCGCAAGGATATGATTTCTCTTTGATAATGGGGGAGGATAACTTAAAAGGACTTCATAAATGGAAGAACTATGAAGCCATCTTAGACCTTCATCATTTGTATGTATATCCAAGAATATCTGAAGGAGTAATAGAGCATCAATTTAAGGAGCATGAAAAGATTCATCGTGTAAATGCCCCTATCATGGAAATCTCTTCCACTTTTATCAGAAGAGAGCATAAAAATGGTAAAAATATCAAGCCTTTATTGCCGCCAGAAGTGTGGAAGTATATGGATGAAATGAATTTTTATCGCTAGTCTATAGTATTCGCTTTGCGAAGATTATCTGTAGCTAAAAATACATCGCCTTTGTTGTAATACCACTTACGTACTTTAGGTATCTTAATTCCGTTTACGGTTATCATCTCAGAAAGTAGAATGTATTCTCCGTCATTTTTACTTTCATCATGAAAGAACTGATAAACCTCCATCGCATAGGTCTTAGGATCGAAATAGAAATACCAGGTATCATTACCTACTTCTTTTTCATAGGTAGCTTTTAATACTAAATATTCTTTTCCTTTAAATGTCTTTTTGATCACCTTGTCAGCTATCAATGTCCCTGGGTCTTTTAATTTCATAGGAAGCCCATATAGATACGTATAGTAGTTCTTCATCATTTTTGCACGATCACAACTAATGTTCATGCTATCTTTTATCTTCGGATAAATAGACGTACTGCCATTTAATTTTAAGGTACACTCACCATTATCTAATTCAGATTCAACCGTATAATTGTCTTTAGTAACGGTAGTTTTGAAATAATTGTCAGGTAATTTCATTTCAACGACCGTAGTACGCGGGCTACCCTTAGGGTTTTCCATTTCTATAAGCATTTTACCTTTGAAGGTAGCCCAATTGTCTTCTGGGTCATGAAATGCTATGGCTTTTTCAAGAAGTTGTTGACCGCTAATTTCTTGTGCAAAAACAAAAGTATTAGCTAATAGTGCTAAGAATAAAAAAAAGTACCTCATCATCATTTTAATTTGTGATGACAAGGTACTTATTATTTAAGATTTTAAAAACAGTTACTGTTT
This genomic interval carries:
- a CDS encoding YicC/YloC family endoribonuclease: MIQSMTGFGKHVVQLPNKKITVEIKSLNSKSIDLNARMPSSYREKELELRKLVANSLLRGKVDFNLYVELTGDTTSTQVNEVAVKQYMNQLKNIADGDDLRLLEMALRFPDAMKTDKEDIDESEYEAIKEALQGALVEINEFRSEEGSVLEKDFLDRITSLKNLLDEVISIDPDRQATIRERLEKAVQDLKADVDENRFEQELIYYLEKYDITEEKVRLANHLDYFSKTLQSDDSNGKKLGFISQEIGREINTIGSKANFAPMQQIVVQMKDELEKIKEQMLNVL
- the gmk gene encoding guanylate kinase; translated protein: MKGGKLIIFSAPSGSGKTTIVRHLLAQPELNLAFSVSATSRPRRGKEKNKEHYYFMSVSEFKNHIKNDDFLEWEEVYRDNFYGTLKSEVERLWAEGKNVIFDIDVVGGLRIKKKFPDQTLAVFVKPPSVDELKIRLKKRSTESEDKINMRIAKASVELATAPQFDKIIKNYDLDVALQEAIDLVADFVSEDKE
- the nadD gene encoding nicotinate (nicotinamide) nucleotide adenylyltransferase; translated protein: MKKVGLYFGTFNPIHIGHLVIANHMVEFSDLDEVWFVVTPQSPFKTKKTLLDNHQRFEMVYEATKEYSKLKPSNIEFNLPQPNYTINTLVHLGEKYPQGYDFSLIMGEDNLKGLHKWKNYEAILDLHHLYVYPRISEGVIEHQFKEHEKIHRVNAPIMEISSTFIRREHKNGKNIKPLLPPEVWKYMDEMNFYR
- a CDS encoding DUF6503 family protein: MSSQIKMMMRYFFLFLALLANTFVFAQEISGQQLLEKAIAFHDPEDNWATFKGKMLIEMENPKGSPRTTVVEMKLPDNYFKTTVTKDNYTVESELDNGECTLKLNGSTSIYPKIKDSMNISCDRAKMMKNYYTYLYGLPMKLKDPGTLIADKVIKKTFKGKEYLVLKATYEKEVGNDTWYFYFDPKTYAMEVYQFFHDESKNDGEYILLSEMITVNGIKIPKVRKWYYNKGDVFLATDNLRKANTID